ttttcaaacaatttctatctataaaatatttttgaaaaacattaaaGTGCAAGGATCTATATAAACACATTATTCAAGGTAAGGTGGTAATACCTAAATCTCTCCAAAGTGTCTAAAATCTTCCTTTATCTAaaggttttgtaaaaaaattctaGCTAATTGGTTCAAAGTGTTAACAAATTCTAAAACTACATCACCTTTTTGGACATGATCTCTAATGAAATGATgtataatttcaatatgcttaGTCTTAGAATGTTAGATAGGATTTTTAGTGAGACGAATAGCACTAGTATTGTCACTGTTGATAGGAATGGTATCTACATCAATTATGTTGTTCGTAAGTTTTTGTTTCATCAATAAAACTTGATCACAACAACTACTGATGGAAATGTATTCTGCTTCGATGGTGGACAATGCaacactattttgtttctttgaaaatcATGAAATGAACATGTTGCCTAGGAATTGACAAGTATTGGAGGTACTCTTCCTATCTAGTTTGCAACCTCCAAAATCCACATATGAGAAAGCATGCAAGATAAAGGATGAGTCTCTAGGATACCAAAGACATTTGTTAGGAGTGTCTCTAAGGTATCTAAATATTCTCTTAAGGGCTTGTAAATGTGATTCCTTAGGACATGATTGATTTCTATCACACAAGCATACACTTAACATAATGTTAGGTCTACTTGCGGTAAGATAAAGAAAAGAACCAATAATTGACCTatataactttaaatatacACATTTACCTTCTTCATCTTTGTTAAGCTTTGTAGAAGGGCTCATTGGtgtagcttgtggtttgatatTTTTCATTCCAAACTTTTTGATCATTACTCTTGTGTACTTATCTTGATTGATGAAGATTTCATCCTTCCTTTGCTTGATTTGGAGtcccaaaaaaaagtttagcTTTCCCATCTTACTCATctcaaattcacatttcattaGCTTAGAAAATTCTTGACAAATAAGATCATTAGtataaccaaaaataatatcatcaacatatatttGAACTACTAATAAAtcattatcttttcttttaataaaagtGTTGTGTCAACCATCCCTCTACTAAaaccttttttaaaaagaatatttaataatctTTCATACCAAGCTCTAAGAGCATATTTCAAACCATATAAagcttttgaaagttttaaaacatggtttgaaaattttggatattCAAAATTGAgtggttgttcaacatacacttcttgatttataaaaacatttagaaaAGCATTTTGTACAACCATTCGATATAACTTCAAATcattaaaacatgcaaaaacTAAAACCATCCTAATGCCTTTCGTTCTAGATACGGGAGCATATTTTTTAGCATAGTTTATTCCTTCCTCTAGAGAGTAACATTGAGTAACTAGCCTAGCGTTGTTCCTCATTATGTTACCACTCTCATCTAGCTTATTCCTAAAAACCCACTTAGTACCTACAGTAGATTTTTCACTAGATCTTTCAACTATAGTCCATACTTTACTTCTCTCATATTGATTTAACTCTACTTACATAGCCAATTccaatattcatcattcaatgcTTCTTTCTCATCTAGCTTATTGGTAAAAACCCACTTAGTACCTATAGTAGATTTGTCACTagatctttcaactatggtccaTACTTTACTTCtctcaaattgatttaactctTCTTGCATAGACAATAtcaaatattcatcatttaatgcttctttgatatttttaggctCAAAGCATGAAATACATGCAACATCCTTCACATAGTTGAAGTCTCTTGGATGAGTGACTTCCCTCTCCTCTATTGTAAGCTCCTTTAGAGCATCTTGTGTTTGTTATTGTATCTTCTCACTTGATGATTGATCCactttaacattattattaaaaatttctacatcatcatcatcaatacaagAATCCTTCCAGGAGGAAGGTTAGAgtcataaaaaaaatgtatagaCTCTTCTACTACTAAAGTTCTTTTATTAAACACTTGACAAGATTTAGAATTCAAAAAATAACCAAGAAAAATTCCTTCATCACGTTTTGCATCAAATTTACGAAGATTACTTTgccattatttaaaacaaagcACTTGGatccaaaaatatgaaaatagcTAATGTTaggctttttatttttcaaaagttcatatggaaatttctttaaaataggtCTAATCATTACTCTATTAACAATATAACAAGATGTGTTTGTGGCTTTCgtctaaatattttttggtaaattattttcacaaagcATTGTTCTAgccatttcttttaatgttttatttttcctctcaaaaactccattttgttgaggggttctaAGAGTAGAAAAATTATGGCTAATTTCATTTGAGTTGcaaaaatttccaaaaccaAGATTTTGAAATTCAGTTTCATGGTCACTTATAACACTAGTGATAGGGtaacctttttcattttgatttatttttggaaatatgataattttttctatGTATAAGCCTACTCTTTGTGTAACACCTTAATCGACTGTTGAGGATTGGTCATTGGAAAGGTGAACGTGGTTGTGGATGCCTTAAGTAGAAAGTCGATGGGTGAACTATGAGCTCTATTCATACATTTGAGCGTGAAAAGTGATGGGGGACTACTCGCAAAATTGCAAGTAAAACCAAccctttcaaaattaataaaggaGAAGCAAGTTGTAGATAAAGACTTGCGAGGTGGGTTTGCCAAGTAGAGAAGGGAGTTCAGGGAGACTTTGCACTGAATAAAGAAGGGACATTCTATTTTTGAGGAAGACTCTACATACCCTGTGACAAAGAGCTTAGACATGCGATCACTATGGACTTTGTTTTAGGCTTGCCTCTAACTTCGACAAATAAAAATGCGATATGGGTGATTATGGATCGACTTGTAAAGAGTTCACACTTCTTAGCAGTTCGcataaattatactttttaaaaattggtagAATTATACATTGCAGAGATAGTGTGACTCCATGGCGTTCCAATTTCCATTTCTTCTGATCGAAATCTTCGATTCAGTTCAAGATTCTGGAAAAGTATACAAGAAGCTTTAGGTTTAAAACTTAACTTTAATACTTCTTATCATCCACAAATAGATGGTCAGTAGGAGAGGGTGATACAAGTACTTGAGGACATGTTGCGAAGCTATCTATTAGAATTTTTAGGAAGTATGGAACTTTATTTACCTTTAGCAGAGTTCGTATACAACAATAGCTATTAAACAAGCACCCAAATGGCACCCTCTAAAGCATTGTATGGAAGAAAATGTATTATAACGCTCACAACCCGATCCAATTTGCTGGATCTAGATCTTAGGTGTTACAACACAAATACAGACTTACACTTAAATACTCATACTTGAGtttcataaattattacaacttaatttaaaataatctccaaaccaaaatttcaattgAATATACATTGGACAATTACCATTATCGTAGAAGAATTCCTATTACAAAGACTTCAAGGCGAACcttaaaacttaattacattatcttaaagtgtaaatattaagtaatGATACTTACATTTATGTTACTAACACGCTCTATATACATAATAGCTCACCCTGCCATTACTTTGGCGAAGCCCTGGCATGGTCCCTCTTGGCATAGACCCAAATCAACTTGTAACATAAAGCACAGAGGTAAGTTCATGAGAAATTAGTGAGATAAACACCCATTTACCTGAATCATTTTTGTATTTTGCATCTGGCAATTCAATTTGCCATCTCGTTATTCTATGTTTCTCAACTTGTCTCTAGTGAATGCCTTCCcagaatgtcatttttataCCACATATGTCACTCCTAACTTTGAAATCATGCCTTACTTTTCACATATTTAGTAGAACATTCACGTTCTTCACTCTGCACTTTCTTAATTCCTTAACCATACCTATTACAGAGGCccatacaaataaaatattgttattatttcataaataCTCTAAGCCATCATTTCTTCAAAATCAATGAATGATTTCATACATAGATAGAAGATACATTctttaattatatgattttattatttctgGAGAATACCCTTTTCTTTTGATAATTATAGACAGATAACCTTCTTTAATTTACCAAACATAGCCCTTACCCAGATTTGTTCTTCAAGTTTGTTTAACCCATACTTTGAATTTGCCACATGCTCTAGCACATTCCAATTTCACTATTCTTATCTTAAGACCTCACAAGATCCGCCCCAACAACTCATATAGAGCTCACCAAAAAGGAAACTCATTACATTATATTATCGAAATTGTAACATGATATGCCACAAGGGCTTGTCCTTCAGGGTTCGTTAAATCTAATGTTCCTTCTGAGTTCACCATACATCCTATCCCTTCAGTATTCTCCACACATCCTATCCATTTAGTGTTTAAAGCCCCGACGAACCCCTTCAGATGACTCCGCAGAGATAGCCATGGACTCACTTACTAAACTTAACGTATATCTCATTTTACACATTCTAGACATGCTCATGTAATAATATCTACGACTCCAAATTTCTTATCACATACTCTATACTTATCAAATTCATACCAATTGTACATGTGAATCTTATCCAACATTCATATATGAGCATATTCTTATACCTTCCTTTTTTAGTTTCAAACTACAGTTTATACGATCTTTCGCAGAAGCATCTAGGATGAACAACATACAACATACAACAGTCAGCTTAGGGACTCATCTGCCACCCACGAATAGCAACTTCATTTCCAAATCCCAAACATCCAATGCTAAAACCCAACAATCATTGCTTATAAGACATAAGGATATCATTAAAACTCATTCTTATATCTTTTATCATCATTTAAAACCCAGATAACCTCCATGTAACACCTTATTTCCTCATCTTACTATTTAAGCGCATAAAATGGACTTACTCTTTTAGAAGTCAACATGCAAGTCCGTCATACTTACCTACGATATGAAACAACCTTCTACATGAACTTCGACCCTTCGTTTCAGCTTAGCAAGAAAGATTTTAGATCAACTTCAAAGTAAGTTAGCAATTgtgttttcaaataaaaggaagATGATAACTCCCCCTTTTCTTATAAGGCTcatatcaataaatatatataaaacacatattcTCATAGTGGAATTTGACATATGTAACCAACTTTCAAAACTGCCCTATTAGTGGCTTACCGCTCGCTATAGAGAAACGTATACAAGAATCCAAAATATTTACTTATCCTTGAGTTATTCCTTTGTTCGATCCTAACCATCTCGTTAGAACATAACTTATACAGTAACTAGACCAACTTGGTGTACCTTACCTTTGGTGATACCCTCATTACCCAAGAATCCTTGATACATGTATATATCCCTTCTTCTATACATATCCACACATTCTGAGAACAATCCTTACCTTATACTCTATCATTAATTATGCACTCGAGCTATTCACCAAAAGCATTGATTGGGCGAATAGGATCCCGCCACACAAATTATTCCTACTTACTCGCCAACTTGAGACTCGCCAAAACTGGGTGTTACATGTGGAACCCCTTTATGTTGGGTAGAACTTGATGAAAATGAGTAGTTGGACCAGAGTTAGTTCGTGATAGAAGAGAAGGTAAGGATAATATTTGAACAATTGAAGGTTGccttaaaaagacaaaaatccTATGTTGATTTAAATCCTAGGGGAGCAAGTGTTCTTAAAGGTTTCACCATGGAATAAGGTTATGAAGATTGGGAAAAAGGGGGAATTAAGTCTAAGATTTATTGATCTATATGACGTGGTTGAAAGGATTAGTCCAGTGGCCTATCAACTCACGTTGCCACCAGAACTTGAGCGAATCCATGATGTTTTCCAAGTGTCGATGCTAAGGAATTATCGTGCAGACCCATCCCATGTAGTAACAGTAGATGAAATTGAGGTGCAACCTGGTCCTACATACGATGATGAGCTAGTTGAAATTATAACTCGTGAGGAAAAAGTCttacaaaataagaaaattcctttagtcaaagtgttgtggcaaaacCATAGAACCAACGAAGCCACTTGGGAAACTGAGGAAGTAATGAAGTGTCAATAACCTAATCTATTCTGACATAGGTAATTTCGAGGAAAAAATTTCTTCAGaggaggagagttgtaacatcccagAATAGGGCCTAAGAGTTTGGGGCCTAGCGAGCTAGGATAACCAGTAGGCCTAGCGAGCTAAGATCGCCAATGGGCCTAGCGAATAGGGATAGCCAGTGGGCCTAGAAAATTGGGGTCACTAGTGGGCCTGGTGAGCTGTGATCGTTGCTTTGGGTCAAGAGTTAGAATTAGAAGTAGCCAAAGGGAAATTATAACAAAGTTCGGAAGTCAACTTATTTTCCTCTTCACTAGACCATTCATGCATGCAACTCTTTCCTACTTCTACTATGACTAGAGTATCCTAAGAACATCAAAACACTTAATGCTGATAAATTAAACTCTTTTCattgaaatatcatattattttaaacgaAAAAAACTTTCTCAAACTTCTTCATGGACtacttctttctcttgttgtgAAGTCTCTACGAAAACATGAACTTAGAACTTAGCTCTTAGGATTTAAGGTAAGACTCTGTTTCAATATTGTGTTGATGTAGAGAAATAACTAAGAAAGTTCACAACAAAGGAAACTAGGTTCACCAAAATACTAGCATGTGCGAACCTCGATTCTCTTGTGTTTATGTATGAGTTTTAATGT
This genomic window from Gossypium raimondii isolate GPD5lz chromosome 10, ASM2569854v1, whole genome shotgun sequence contains:
- the LOC128033961 gene encoding uncharacterized protein LOC128033961, whose protein sequence is MKIGKKGELSLRFIDLYDVVERISPVAYQLTLPPELERIHDVFQVSMLRNYRADPSHVVTVDEIEVQPGPTYDDELVEIITREEKVLQNKKIPLVKVLWQNHRTNEATWETEEVMKCQ